gcaATTCTGGAAAGGGTTgatagattataatttttagaaaaaataaaatgatttatcaaCCTTTTCCAGACTTGATCTCCTGAAATATCTTCCGAATCATTccatttggattttttaaatcgtatatgttaaattaatatttaaatctcAATCTCTTAGGTAATGAGATCTTGCATAGGTTGTTGTTCCACCCgaaaaccattttatttaatggtaaaataCCTAATGAATCAAAATCGGCATAATAGTATAAGCGTGAATCAaaaccaatttttgtttaaaagcaaaatatttttggcaCTACAATGCGTTTGAacacttcatatttaaaaagtggttttattttcattaaaatcgttaCATTGGCTCCGATTAGTTGAAAAAAGTGCTAGTACCGGTACCCCATAATTTAATAATCTCCATTATGTATTTGGACGCAGCTAGTGGCTGTATTTGATTGATCTAAGCGCTCAGTTAGCTTACCGAGTGCGATCTCGTTAAaggaaaaatcgtaaaaaatcgcTCAATAAACTAACCGAGGGCTCATTTTGGCCAAACACAACCACTATCATATTCTTTAGAGATCATTTCATTTATTACGAATTACTTTggcattatttattttcacttcctaatatttgtcatttatataaaaaacacagATTAACCAAAGCCgaggtataaatattatttggagaatactaaattatttattagattaaaaaagGTAATAGCCTGCCTTAAGTTATCACTCTTAATTTTAGAATGTCCATAACGACTATGGTGTCTCAGTTGCCCTTACTCCGAATTCATAGCACCCTTTTATACGTTAAAAGCCAAACATTAAATACACTGTCGAAACCATTGATTGAGCTTAGATAACTgcgaatttataattaattcaattaattttttattaaaggcaATTAATGAAGATTTTGACGAAGATCAAGAAGATGTGAGTCAAGCTTTAGCTCTATTACGAGAGATGAATACAAACGTACAAAATGTTGCACAATTAGTTGATAATATGATTGTAAAAGTCCATAAAGGTGAACTCTCAACCACACAAGGTTTGAGTTTCTTAGAAATGAAATATCATATGTTATTAAGTTATTTGATAAATGTTACATATGCTATATTACGTAAATGTTCTGGTGAAACAATTGAAGGTGATCCATCCATAGATCGTTTAGTGGAAATACGAactgttttagaaaaaatacgaCCTATTGATCAtagattaaaatatcaaattgataaattagtgAAAGCTGCCGTTCAAGGAACTGTCGAAGAAAATGATCCTAGCATGTTACGTGCAAATCCTGATAATTTATTAGGTAATGATGGTGCCAGCTCAGAGGAGAGTGATGATGAAGAAGAAggtacaaaagaaaaaaaatctaaatctgGATTATATGTGCCACCTAAGTTAGCTGCAGTACACTACGATGGTGATGAGTCCATTGTTGAAAAGAATAAAAGGTTACAGGAAAATAAAAGGAAACATACTTTACATTCGTCCGTTATTGAAGATTTACGTGATGAGTACTTAGATACGCCCCAGGAGATATCACATGGTAACTACGCTCAAAAAACATTATCACGTTTTGAACAAGAAAAAACTGAATATGAAGAAAATTATCTCACTCgattacctgaaacaaaagttgAACGTAATCGAAGGAAACAGTTACATAGTAATATGGGAAATCTAGCTGATGAAATTGTATATGGCCATAGTTCATCAAATAGTAAATCATTAAAGCGAAAGCGAcagtctaataaaataaaaaagaagagtGGTGGTAAAAAGAGGCGTACTCAATAGGAtctttttttcctaaacattTTCGATTAACTTTGGCCTTTAAGAAAGTAAGTCAAATGTACaataagattttgttttatttttttttttttacaatttgtaaaattcataaCTTGTACAAAACATATTCAAAATGTAATCAgtgaatcttaaaaattttctatctactaaaattaataaatacttgacAGTCAAGTCATACTCCTTTTTATTCATTGCTATACTTAGTTGAAATAAATAAGAGACAAATATTAAATCCATAATGTATTCATAAATTTCTTATACTCTAATTTTCTGATAAATAATAGTTGTTTGGGAACTCATAAATTAACATTATGGTTGTACATTGTTACCAAAAGCTGCCTCTCGACTCCCAAATCATTTAGCAATCACTatggaaaatgataataacgTATCTAACCAATTACGTATTTTCATCTTTATCCGATTTTTGATTGCAAGATGTCTAATTTAgatattatgaatttaaaattttcgtcaaCAAGAcatgtttcttaaaaaatttgctctTTGCTCTCAAACCAAATTTAGATTCTAATTGGTCTTAAAGTTTGGTgacataaataaaaaccttttataaTTAGTTGCTATATATTTTTGGTGCAGCAATTATTAAGTTCGTTGTCAAAGAcagttttaaaaagaatttcataaaaaattaaaatttctatttaaaaaattttcaaattctttttattttaactcatttaaaatatgtaactgTAAGTATGTTGCAAAatcttgtaataaataatttgtttctttgttCAGAAACAGCAAATGTAGATGTCAGCACTGTTTATACCTAGTTAAATGTcttgattttagtttttaaaacgaaaaactaaattgactgataatttaaaataaagaagacaattttttgattaattattatgtagATTGTAAGAATTGGGAGTCCTTGCAGCTGTGATATGTGGTATTGTATGCGTGGTAAAACGTACAGAGAGTGCTCAGATTGTGTTCAACGAATTCCATAAATACTATCGGGGTAATTgtagaattttttaatgatgaagTAAAGTATGAAATATctgaaacattaattttaatgattaagtAACTAAGGTATAGATTTTATCGAGTTACGGCAAATGTTTTTAGTAAAGGTTTTAATGAAAGCAAGAGCTaatgttttcaatcaataaGGTTACTTAAGATTTTTCTactaaatattaattagaaaatagctttttagataaaatcataaaatatggtAGTTTTTAATTGATGTGCATAACGCAacagatttttatttgaagttaaaCAGTCATTTTAACTACGTGccttaattcttcaaaaatatatcataattaaGTGAAGTTTTTCATATACACTATATACTTATCCATAATGATTTTCAACGAAATCACTTTTCTTGACCCATATTTGTGCCTTTTTTCAACTATATATATATGGGTTAAAGAAACGTCAGTATAATacgataatatttcaattttttaaattttatggcgAGCTTCAACTCTATAATATTGTAAACatattttcagttaaaataaatattcctcTTTGCATTCGATATATCtaagttttgaatattttctgcTACTCAAAGTTTTTACAGAtacaatttccaaataaaagaCATATTtgaagaatcattttgtattacataaaacttcaattaaaaatattttatggaattcATTTGAATGCAATCCAAAtgttttttcaagtttcaagaaaatttgagtGATAAATAAATCTTATTGTACCGTAcaagatattattttcaattttcgtttttttttaatatttagaaaatttttaaaaagatttgcGATCAatcacattaattaaaaaagtgtacATTTAGGCCTATataatatcgatattttattgATCCCAGGTACAAATCATCCGAATTtcaagtaaacaatttattaataaaagttaatgTTAACATTTTCATGTTATTGAAATCATGttacgtaatttatttttattcaagttattatcaCATTGAGTAGGATTGGTAACGAATTATTTACGATGTCAAAAAGTAACTAACttaaaatgcataaataaatgcttttgatggtttttactcaattttttatCCTATTgagtttttttctaataaatagtaaccgaacattgttttttttttgcaaacaaaacaataaaataattaattactccatataaagaaaatttaatcagTATCCAAAAATTCCGTAtcatttcaagtaaaatataaagttatctAAAATATGAATAGAAAACTTACTTCTTTCAAAGTGATAGTTAAACTTAGCTTTCGAATGTCTGTGGGCTATCAGAAcggaattatttgaaaaattttttaagcctACTGAGAAGGTTGAACAGATTGAttggattattattaataaaagaggttggcaaaacaattaattttatatttgtaataaagcagTTTTGACTAAAATTGATGGAGCTGTGAATATTGTTTTGTAGTAGACAATGAGGTAGGCATTTTAAAAACagtattaattgttaattatttatactaaatcaTGTCTTAAGATTTTTAGATGAAACCATCTATCGTTGCTTTTGTAGGTCTTACAACAATGCTTATTATTTTCGTCGAATAAATAGGGTATTCTTGGATACTGGTATtatattgtacaaaattaagtattttatgtTACCAATTCTGACCCATATAATATGTGTTAGGTGGAAAATTATGTATGAATTGGGTAATATTAGaatgaaaaacatttcatttcttataataactcgttaatttctttaaatattattgtaatttatttttttacaaaaattaactaCGAATTAAGGTATATACACATTAATTAAACAGATaacttttagaataaaaatgtaatcTTATGATGGCAATTTAATCAATAGTTCGCAGGTAACTCATACATGGAATATGAACCTAAACAAAAGGCTTCtcaaacatatatataaaccttaaacaaatttatttacgtaGATGTATGCATGGATTTTCGATAGGTAGAAAATGTGATAAATACCaatgataacaataatataataacattttttgttaatttgtagtttaaacaaaatgtttgaCCTAAAATTGTATTATCCCCAATTTTGAATAAGATGTTTTGTGTCTAGAAAAcaaaattgctataattaaataaataatcgtccgaattttcgatttaattttttagacagTAGATCAAGAACTACGATGATTTTGCTGGATTTTCATgcattctaatttataaaaaaaaatcatattcaataTTGAgggaaaatattactaaaattgtGCATCTTTGATTTGGTTTTTAGGCTTTGATAGATTAGAGCGGGCTTCTTTTTTACAAACAACacaatttaagattttattaaataatacataaaatccATATCATTATGGGTGGTTCCAAGtttgattttctttaattattatggaggtaaagaaaataaaactaatattttattcgttctCTTAAATAATTTCTACACTCTTAAAGTCTTCCTTAACCCGCTTGTGTAGTAATCGGATCAAGTTTTCATCAGATGacacacaattttaatataaattacttaTGCCATAAGAAAATTCAagcttttgattaaaaatctGTATATAAATGTCGAAGGAGTAGTATTTTacaatagatttttatattgttgCTGGGAGcgtttttttctattatatttttttgtagagaCTGATATACTTGgcgattttaatattattacgtgaaattcgaaacttttttaaaacccTACGTTTTACtagtaattatttaagtttcgttaaatatatttttctacttataaaataattcgtaAGAGAAGGTTAGGGTTTGTTTGCAGTTCTGTAATTCGATTAgcttttgtgttttattttgtgtttttaagtaaatattacttaattacaaagttttgttatatttgaatatttgttaagttgtaatgttttttcatctttacttaaatgttttatgtttttgaaagatttttttaaagttttactacggggattttcaattattatttatattatattttaatttttttttgtttcatcgTTTATTTGCTGTTAAATAATaccaagtaaaaaataatattattttatgtttagtcAGGGAAATGTTATAATGGAAAAGGGACACGTGATGTCCAAACTGCCAAGTGGTGAACTTGTTTTCCAAGGACCCCCTTAACAGCGTGGTACCTTTGTTTAAGAAGAAAGTGgtcaatttttaaagttatggcCATTTGCATTTCTGAACCACTCGAGTAATCAAGtggccaaaatttaaaaaatcgatcaCTTACGGCTTAATTATGGATATCGAGATTTAAGAGGTTCATAAGAAAGAAGTCTACCACTTGGCATTTTCTAAgttgttttatcttttattaattttgatatacgCTACGAgtactgtaattttttattaattataatataagtaaCCAGTATGGGTTACTACATGGGTTTGTCATGGGTcactataaaaaacaaaagtttttgttgGTGATTTATTAACTTACTGTGTAACGCTCACTGTCAGGCTACTCACTGTGTAACTAAGTGATGGTGTAGATGCTCTCGAATGTATATTTGATTTCGTTTTTCCGAATGATTCACCAAGCGACTCAGTACTCAGAATTTCTTCTATCATCTATTGAAGaaggaattattaatttcaatacttttttcgtatttttttacattacacaatgtttaaaaatttattaggatGAGTGATGTTTAGTTATGAAATTAAGAAAAGTAGTTTTAGTAAagtattactttttataattttatataatttgtaaatgataaataaacatatcttgcaaatttaaaataaacattaagtTGAAGAATGTTCGTTGTCAACGGTTGTTTGGAAACTTAGCATGAACTAGTATTCTTGTGTTTGAGATTATTAGAATTTCTATCTTTAATAAttagtcaaaaatttttctattaggTACCTACTAAGGGTTTCATAAACCCAGGCTTAGGATACAGTAAGTTCAAGTTATACATTGTTGCCaacttgaatattttaaacttgtATATTTGGCGTTTTTTTCAGAACTCTTCAGTATATCAAATGgatctaatttttattattaattttatttttgtttttattagttatCTGCATTTTCTTATACGCTGAAATTGTTTTTGTTCAGtaggatttatttataaattagatacttgtaaattttacttgaatttAAAGAGGTTTAAGAGAATATGGTTACCTAGACCAACTCTAATATGGTACTGGAAACGAGTTAATCTATTATAACTAAAGATAATCGACCA
This genomic interval from Chrysoperla carnea chromosome 1, inChrCarn1.1, whole genome shotgun sequence contains the following:
- the LOC123305128 gene encoding neuroguidin, whose protein sequence is MVQAINEDFDEDQEDVSQALALLREMNTNVQNVAQLVDNMIVKVHKGELSTTQGLSFLEMKYHMLLSYLINVTYAILRKCSGETIEGDPSIDRLVEIRTVLEKIRPIDHRLKYQIDKLVKAAVQGTVEENDPSMLRANPDNLLGNDGASSEESDDEEEGTKEKKSKSGLYVPPKLAAVHYDGDESIVEKNKRLQENKRKHTLHSSVIEDLRDEYLDTPQEISHGNYAQKTLSRFEQEKTEYEENYLTRLPETKVERNRRKQLHSNMGNLADEIVYGHSSSNSKSLKRKRQSNKIKKKSGGKKRRTQ